Proteins encoded by one window of Streptococcus sanguinis:
- the acpS gene encoding holo-ACP synthase has product MIKGHGIDIEELAAIERAYLKNARFAKKVLTEAELSRFEELSGKRKIEFLAGRWAAKEAFSKAWGTGIGKLRFQDLEILNDRQGAPYFSRSPFTGKVWISLSHAAGLVTASVILEENDES; this is encoded by the coding sequence ATGATAAAAGGACACGGAATTGATATAGAAGAGCTGGCTGCCATTGAGCGAGCCTATCTGAAAAATGCCCGCTTTGCAAAGAAGGTGCTGACCGAGGCGGAGCTTTCTCGTTTTGAGGAGTTATCCGGCAAACGGAAAATTGAATTTCTGGCTGGCCGTTGGGCTGCCAAGGAGGCTTTTTCTAAAGCTTGGGGAACCGGCATCGGTAAGCTCAGGTTTCAAGACTTAGAGATTTTAAATGACCGTCAGGGAGCGCCTTATTTCAGCCGGTCACCTTTTACTGGCAAGGTTTGGATTTCGCTCAGCCATGCTGCTGGCCTAGTTACAGCCAGCGTTATTTTGGAGGAAAATGATGAAAGCTAG
- a CDS encoding 3-deoxy-7-phosphoheptulonate synthase, translating to MTFKATSQPIDVAEVRQLAKLEGDMLARKEKRDRELEAILRGQDDRILLVIGPCSSDNEEAVLEYAKRLSALQEEVKDRIFMVMRVYTAKPRTNGDGYKGLIHQPNATAAPSLINGIKAVRNLHYRVISETGMTTADEMLYPENLPLVDDLISYMAVGARSVEDQQHRFVASGADLPTGLKNPTSGNLNVMFNGIYAAQNKQSFLFAGKEVETSGNPLAHAILRGALNEYGKNIPNYYYDNLLDTIAQYEKMGLENPFIIIDTNHDNSGKQYLEQVRIVRQTLINRDWNEKIKATVRGFMIESYLEDGRQDEPEVFGKSITDPCLGWANTEQLVREIYDTLGK from the coding sequence ATGACCTTTAAAGCAACTAGTCAACCCATTGATGTGGCAGAAGTTCGCCAACTTGCTAAGCTAGAAGGCGACATGTTAGCTCGCAAGGAAAAGCGTGACCGAGAGTTGGAAGCCATTCTGCGTGGCCAAGATGACCGCATTCTCTTGGTTATCGGTCCCTGCTCTTCAGATAACGAAGAAGCGGTGCTAGAGTATGCCAAGCGTCTATCTGCTCTCCAAGAAGAAGTAAAAGACCGCATTTTCATGGTCATGCGGGTTTATACTGCTAAGCCTCGGACGAACGGAGATGGCTACAAAGGGCTTATTCATCAGCCTAATGCGACTGCCGCTCCTAGTCTGATTAACGGTATCAAGGCAGTTCGCAATCTGCACTATCGGGTTATTTCTGAAACGGGCATGACCACAGCTGATGAGATGCTCTATCCGGAAAATCTGCCTCTGGTAGATGATTTGATTTCTTACATGGCTGTAGGAGCTCGCTCGGTCGAAGACCAGCAGCACCGCTTTGTGGCTAGTGGAGCAGATTTGCCAACGGGCTTGAAAAATCCGACTTCTGGTAATCTCAATGTCATGTTTAACGGCATCTATGCAGCTCAGAACAAGCAGAGTTTCCTATTCGCTGGTAAGGAAGTAGAAACATCTGGCAATCCCTTGGCGCATGCCATCTTGCGCGGTGCTCTGAATGAATACGGCAAGAATATTCCCAATTACTATTATGATAACCTGCTGGATACCATTGCCCAGTATGAAAAAATGGGCTTAGAAAATCCCTTTATCATCATTGATACCAATCATGATAACTCTGGTAAGCAGTATCTGGAGCAGGTCCGTATCGTTCGCCAGACTCTGATTAACCGGGACTGGAATGAAAAGATTAAGGCTACAGTGCGTGGCTTTATGATTGAGTCTTATCTGGAAGACGGTCGTCAGGACGAACCAGAAGTCTTTGGCAAGTCCATTACTGATCCTTGTCTGGGTTGGGCAAATACAGAACAGCTGGTTCGTGAGATTTATGATACATTAGGAAAATAG
- a CDS encoding 3-deoxy-7-phosphoheptulonate synthase gives MAFIEKGQKIDIEQIKSRTRLTGQALTHKNKRDQELAEILSGEDERILLVIGPCSSDNEEAVLEYARRLSELQKKVADKIFIVMRVYTAKPRTNGDGYKGLVHQPDTSKAPSLINGLQAVRQLHYRVITETGLTTADEMLYPSNLVLVDDLVSYHAVGARSVEDQEHRFVASGIDAPVGMKNPTSGNLGVMFNAVYAAQNKQTFLFHGQEVETSENTLAHVILRGATNEYGKNIPNFYYENMLDAISYYEKMGLENPFIVIDTNHDNSGKQYLEQIRIVRQTLLNRDWNEKIKRAVRGFMIESYLEDGRQNEAEVFGKSITDPCLGWDNTVQLIEEIYNTLFR, from the coding sequence ATGGCGTTTATTGAAAAAGGTCAGAAGATTGACATTGAGCAGATTAAGTCCAGAACCAGGCTGACTGGTCAGGCCTTGACTCATAAAAACAAGCGAGACCAAGAACTAGCTGAGATTCTCAGTGGGGAAGACGAGCGTATTCTCTTGGTGATTGGTCCTTGCTCATCAGACAATGAAGAGGCTGTGCTGGAGTATGCCCGCCGTTTGTCAGAGCTGCAGAAGAAGGTCGCAGATAAGATTTTTATCGTCATGCGGGTCTATACTGCTAAGCCGCGGACCAATGGGGATGGTTATAAGGGCTTGGTTCACCAGCCGGATACTTCTAAAGCACCTAGTCTTATCAATGGTTTGCAGGCTGTTCGTCAGCTGCACTACCGTGTTATCACAGAGACTGGTCTGACGACGGCTGATGAGATGCTCTATCCGTCCAATCTTGTGCTGGTAGACGACTTGGTCAGCTATCATGCTGTGGGGGCTCGCTCGGTTGAAGACCAGGAGCACCGCTTTGTGGCATCAGGTATTGACGCTCCAGTCGGCATGAAAAATCCAACTTCTGGTAATCTGGGAGTTATGTTTAACGCTGTCTATGCGGCACAAAATAAGCAGACTTTCCTTTTTCATGGCCAGGAAGTAGAAACCTCTGAGAATACTTTGGCTCACGTTATTCTGCGTGGGGCTACCAATGAATACGGTAAGAACATTCCAAATTTCTACTATGAAAATATGCTGGATGCCATTTCCTACTATGAAAAGATGGGCTTGGAGAATCCTTTCATCGTCATCGATACCAATCACGATAACTCCGGCAAACAATATCTGGAACAGATTAGGATTGTACGTCAGACCTTGCTGAATCGGGATTGGAACGAAAAGATTAAGAGAGCGGTTCGTGGTTTTATGATTGAGTCTTATCTGGAAGACGGCCGGCAAAATGAGGCGGAAGTCTTTGGTAAATCTATCACTGACCCTTGCCTGGGCTGGGATAATACAGTTCAGCTCATTGAAGAAATTTACAACACTTTATTTAGATAA
- the alr gene encoding alanine racemase, translated as MKASLHRPSKAVIDLAAIDFNIRQLSAHLPQTTEKWAVVKANAYGHGAIEVSRHIEPLVDGFCVSNIDEALELRSAGIGKKILVLGVSDLAALPLARKGKVSLTVASLEWLDLALTAEEDLTGLNFHIKIDSGMGRIGFRDSQEAQEAIHRLQAAGAVAEGIFTHFATADEAEHHKFEAQLARFHQILSELDSVTPLVHASNSATSLWHSETVLNAVRLGDIIYGLNPSGRVLELPYEFKPALSLVSELVHVKEVEAGADVGYGATYTSQSQEWIGTIPLGYADGWTRDMQGFDVLIDGQRCPIVGRVSMDQITVRLPQSYPLGTPVVLIGNSGAETITATDVAEKRGTINYEVVCLISDRVPRVYKD; from the coding sequence ATGAAAGCTAGTCTGCATAGACCCAGCAAGGCAGTGATTGATTTAGCTGCCATTGATTTTAATATTAGACAATTGAGTGCCCATCTGCCTCAGACGACAGAGAAGTGGGCCGTTGTCAAGGCCAATGCTTATGGCCACGGAGCTATTGAGGTTTCTAGGCATATTGAGCCCCTCGTAGATGGCTTTTGTGTGTCTAATATCGATGAAGCCTTGGAGCTGCGTTCAGCTGGCATTGGCAAAAAAATTCTGGTGCTTGGAGTATCAGATCTGGCTGCGCTTCCGCTGGCTAGAAAGGGAAAGGTGTCTCTGACCGTAGCCAGTTTAGAATGGTTGGATCTAGCTTTAACTGCTGAAGAAGACTTGACTGGATTGAACTTTCATATCAAGATTGACTCTGGTATGGGGCGGATTGGTTTTCGAGATAGTCAGGAAGCTCAGGAGGCAATCCATCGCCTGCAGGCTGCTGGGGCTGTAGCGGAGGGAATTTTTACCCATTTTGCAACAGCAGATGAAGCGGAACACCATAAGTTTGAAGCCCAGCTGGCTCGTTTTCATCAGATCTTATCTGAGCTGGACAGTGTTACTCCTCTCGTTCACGCTAGTAATTCCGCCACCTCTCTCTGGCACAGTGAGACCGTTCTAAATGCCGTTCGGCTGGGGGATATCATCTATGGTCTCAACCCCAGCGGAAGAGTCTTGGAACTTCCTTATGAATTCAAGCCGGCCTTATCTCTGGTCTCAGAATTGGTGCATGTCAAAGAAGTTGAGGCTGGAGCAGATGTTGGCTATGGAGCCACCTACACTAGCCAGTCTCAAGAGTGGATTGGTACCATTCCTTTGGGTTATGCGGATGGTTGGACACGGGATATGCAGGGCTTTGATGTCTTGATTGACGGTCAGCGCTGCCCTATTGTCGGCCGCGTTTCCATGGACCAGATTACAGTGCGCCTGCCTCAGTCTTATCCCCTTGGCACGCCGGTTGTGTTGATTGGAAATAGCGGAGCGGAGACCATTACGGCGACAGATGTGGCAGAAAAACGTGGCACCATTAACTATGAGGTGGTCTGCTTGATTAGCGACCGTGTACCGAGGGTCTATAAAGACTAA